A genomic window from Candidatus Acididesulfobacter guangdongensis includes:
- a CDS encoding DUF1957 domain-containing protein, translating into MTAEKSKWVPVLHFHLPFVRHPEMPKYLEEEWYFEAVTETYLPLLEAFDNLERDGIDYNLTISLTPTLLTMMADPLLSERLLNYVDARVKVLDEEAFRTQTDPDFHPVTLFYRERYKNWASKLNNGGGQYLINQLLKHNKLGHVKIITSAATHGFLLFMVGEPETIIAQIQVGVETHEKLLGIKPSGIWLPECGYTAGFDAILSRYGIFYTFLDQHGIEMASPEPPNGCFSPVVTPFGLVAFGRDPESSRQVWSSKEGYPGTPIYREFYRDIGFDLDLPHLTPLKHGSIKTFTGLKYYAITGTGTYKEAYRPGAAKRKALEHAEQFVYNRVLQGNYLKNAIGEPPVIVSMYDAELFGHWWFEGPWWLESVFRKLNNNGNIESASAEDISKETLSKVKSKDGILYSPAEQVWIAQPATSTWGGGGYSEVWLNGKNDEIQQFLSDAAIELIDICKNRYHEVIYGEALNQAARELMLAESSDWPFLLSTGQAVSYSERRVKAHLIRAGKCISMAIGAEPFDQQWFDDICYKDNIFPWINAKELYGKDVC; encoded by the coding sequence ATGACTGCAGAAAAATCTAAGTGGGTACCCGTTTTACATTTTCATCTTCCTTTCGTAAGACATCCTGAAATGCCTAAATATTTAGAAGAAGAATGGTATTTTGAAGCCGTAACTGAAACATATTTGCCGTTATTGGAAGCCTTTGACAATCTTGAGAGAGACGGCATAGATTATAATCTGACCATTTCTTTAACGCCGACTCTTTTAACGATGATGGCTGACCCGCTGCTTTCTGAGAGGCTGCTCAATTATGTCGATGCGAGGGTAAAGGTTCTTGACGAAGAAGCATTTAGAACCCAGACCGACCCTGATTTTCATCCAGTAACATTATTTTACAGGGAAAGATATAAGAACTGGGCTAGCAAGCTGAATAATGGCGGCGGACAGTATTTAATAAACCAGCTGCTAAAACATAACAAACTTGGTCACGTCAAAATAATAACTTCTGCAGCAACGCACGGCTTTTTATTATTTATGGTCGGCGAACCGGAAACTATAATTGCTCAAATACAGGTAGGTGTTGAAACCCACGAAAAATTGCTTGGAATTAAACCTTCTGGGATATGGCTGCCGGAATGCGGCTATACTGCAGGTTTTGATGCTATTTTAAGCAGATACGGAATATTTTATACATTCTTAGACCAGCACGGAATAGAAATGGCTTCACCTGAACCGCCAAACGGATGTTTTTCGCCTGTCGTTACGCCTTTTGGGCTTGTAGCTTTCGGAAGAGACCCTGAAAGTTCAAGACAGGTCTGGTCAAGTAAAGAAGGGTATCCTGGAACCCCTATTTATAGAGAATTTTATAGAGATATCGGATTTGATCTTGATCTGCCCCATCTGACTCCGTTAAAGCATGGAAGTATTAAGACGTTTACCGGATTGAAATATTATGCCATTACCGGAACCGGAACTTATAAAGAAGCCTATAGACCCGGCGCCGCAAAGAGAAAAGCCTTGGAACATGCCGAGCAGTTCGTATATAACAGAGTATTGCAGGGAAATTATTTAAAAAATGCCATAGGTGAACCGCCTGTTATAGTTTCTATGTATGATGCCGAATTGTTCGGACACTGGTGGTTTGAAGGTCCGTGGTGGCTGGAATCTGTTTTCAGAAAGTTAAATAACAACGGCAATATAGAATCTGCATCTGCAGAAGATATATCTAAAGAAACTCTTTCTAAAGTAAAATCTAAAGATGGTATTCTTTATAGCCCGGCAGAGCAGGTATGGATTGCTCAACCTGCCACTTCTACATGGGGAGGCGGAGGTTATAGCGAAGTCTGGCTAAACGGTAAAAACGATGAAATCCAGCAATTTTTATCGGATGCGGCAATAGAATTAATAGATATATGCAAAAACAGATATCATGAGGTAATTTACGGCGAAGCGCTTAATCAGGCTGCCAGAGAATTAATGCTGGCAGAATCCAGCGACTGGCCGTTTCTGCTTTCTACCGGACAGGCTGTAAGCTACTCGGAAAGGCGTGTTAAAGCGCACTTGATAAGAGCAGGAAAATGCATATCTATGGCAATAGGAGCCGAGCCGTTTGACCAACAATGGTTTGATGATATATGCTATAAAGACAATATATTTCCGTGGATTAACGCTAAAGAACTTTATGGCAAAGATGTTTGTTAA
- a CDS encoding glycogen synthase, protein MNNFNDEIWFVAPEMAPLVKAGGLGDVIGSLPKYLMKLGMNVKVVIPAYKFIDYAQFVQFEENLPAGRVYFGDIPFDFGIKKAKTKDGIPLIFVEQDHFFGRDDVYGPHGGTVGYRDNLWRFSLLAHAAVHCMKILGIPKIVHSHDWSGGLVPAIIKQTFNENDRPKIVFTVHNLGYQGVYPIDDLYDIGIDFKFNSSDAFEHFGTFNALKGGLLLSDAVTTVSPSYADEITMPHRGFGLDGELRHLRENGKLSGILNGIDEEYWNPKNDGFLNVNFNGKDRPYNFNDYDSWKNFKEENKKALFSEIGLKFKKNSSGKQLPVLGIVSRLTEEKGIDVFIDTLFNWNDFPFHVLILGTGKHFIEKKALYLQEFYKDKVYAKIGRFDEALAHKIYASSDIFIMPSRTEPCGLSQMISMRYGGVILAGDTGGLHDTVVDLNRDNEHGSGIAVQHIDTHAISWALDRLYNLYYEKDWGQFVINSANSDFSWNASALKYIDLYNKIL, encoded by the coding sequence TTGAATAATTTTAATGATGAAATATGGTTTGTTGCTCCCGAAATGGCTCCATTAGTAAAAGCCGGCGGTTTAGGCGATGTCATCGGAAGTCTTCCTAAGTATCTTATGAAATTAGGCATGAATGTCAAGGTAGTGATACCTGCTTATAAATTTATTGATTATGCACAATTTGTGCAGTTTGAAGAAAATTTGCCTGCAGGAAGGGTTTATTTTGGAGATATTCCCTTTGATTTCGGCATAAAAAAAGCTAAAACTAAGGACGGAATTCCTCTTATTTTTGTCGAACAGGACCATTTTTTCGGAAGAGACGATGTTTATGGTCCGCACGGCGGAACAGTCGGCTATCGCGATAATTTGTGGAGATTTTCTCTTCTTGCTCATGCTGCCGTTCACTGTATGAAAATACTGGGTATTCCTAAAATAGTGCACTCTCACGACTGGTCAGGCGGACTTGTGCCCGCAATTATTAAGCAGACCTTTAACGAAAACGACAGACCTAAAATTGTTTTTACTGTGCATAATCTTGGATATCAGGGTGTATACCCGATTGACGACTTATATGATATCGGGATTGATTTTAAATTTAATTCTTCGGATGCCTTTGAACATTTTGGGACATTTAACGCTTTAAAAGGCGGACTTCTTTTAAGCGATGCCGTTACTACGGTAAGTCCGTCATATGCCGATGAAATTACTATGCCTCATAGAGGATTCGGGCTTGACGGTGAGTTGAGGCATTTAAGGGAAAACGGAAAACTTTCCGGTATTCTAAACGGGATTGATGAAGAGTACTGGAATCCTAAGAATGACGGTTTTTTAAATGTTAATTTTAACGGAAAAGACAGACCTTATAATTTTAATGATTACGACAGCTGGAAAAATTTTAAAGAAGAAAATAAAAAAGCGCTGTTTTCAGAAATAGGGCTGAAATTTAAAAAGAACAGCAGCGGCAAGCAGCTTCCTGTTCTTGGAATAGTCAGCAGATTAACGGAAGAAAAAGGTATAGACGTTTTTATAGATACTCTTTTTAACTGGAATGACTTTCCATTTCATGTTTTAATTTTAGGAACGGGAAAACATTTTATAGAAAAAAAAGCATTATATCTGCAGGAATTTTATAAAGATAAAGTCTATGCTAAAATAGGCAGATTTGATGAAGCGCTGGCGCATAAAATTTACGCTTCATCCGATATTTTTATTATGCCTTCAAGAACTGAACCGTGCGGATTGTCTCAAATGATTTCAATGAGATACGGCGGTGTAATTTTGGCAGGCGATACCGGAGGTCTTCATGATACCGTTGTAGATTTGAATAGAGATAATGAACACGGCAGCGGAATAGCCGTTCAGCACATTGACACGCATGCTATTTCATGGGCGTTAGACAGATTATATAATTTGTATTA